In Trifolium pratense cultivar HEN17-A07 linkage group LG7, ARS_RC_1.1, whole genome shotgun sequence, a genomic segment contains:
- the LOC123899362 gene encoding E3 ubiquitin-protein ligase RMA1H1-like, with translation MAFNQYFEEGVDRIESLEDKPSQEIWKCASAEAISGSSGFDCNICLECVQDPVVTLCGHLYCWPCIYKWLNFNDENEDKRKEKPQCPVCKSEISKSSLVPLYGRGQTTPPSKGNAQQVRSVIPPRPLGPLPRSLDAASVSQHASQVYHPHYLNHTQRYASPMLNTSGLMTNPLDTTYGVFGEMIYARIFGNQVTNIYTYPNSYNLTGISNPRMRRHLMRADRSLGRICFFLFCCTVLCLLLF, from the coding sequence ATGGCCTTCAATCAGTATTTTGAGGAGGGTGTGGACCGAATTGAGTCCTTGGAAGATAAACCATCTCAGGAAATATGGAAATGTGCAAGTGCTGAAGCAATTTCGGGCTCTAGCGGCTTTGACTGCAACATATGTCTTGAGTGTGTGCAAGATCCGGTTGTCACTCTTTGCGGTCATCTCTACTGCTGGCCCTGCATTTACAAATGGCTTAATTTCAATGACGAAAATGAAGATAAGCGAAAGGAGAAGCCACAATGTCCAGTATGCAAATCAGAAATTTCAAAGTCATCTCTTGTTCCGCTCTATGGCCGCGGCCAAACTACACCGCCTTCCAAAGGCAATGCTCAACAAGTAAGGAGTGTGATACCACCGAGACCGCTTGGTCCATTACCAAGATCACTTGATGCTGCATCTGTTTCACAACATGCTTCTCAGGTTTATCATCCTCATTATCTTAACCATACTCAACGATACGCTTCACCGATGCTTAACACAAGTGGTTTAATGACCAATCCATTGGATACAACTTATGGTGTCTTTGGTGAGATGATATATGCAAGGATCTTTGGTAACCAAGTGACAAACATATATACATACCCAAATTCGTATAATCTTACAGGAATTAGTAATCCAAGGATGAGAAGGCATTTGATGCGAGCAGATAGGTCGCTCGGTAGAATCTGTTTCTTCCTCTTTTGTTGCACAGTTTTGTGTCTTCTCTTATTTTGA